The proteins below are encoded in one region of Tolumonas auensis DSM 9187:
- a CDS encoding cell division protein ZapC — protein sequence MKNIPVCFIKEKNGIESKRMILLPDENWRWVFDEQRQSLLLDLSDDMQFVVSVPPKQLAQKQAFTEHFSLDDSSLYFHFLECLGEFPFTDPERVQIVLNAVAAVKYTRPLVSQSWYYRDVDMLSGEPELGEVFSVVTEFTYGDVMIISPGSNASLCIVISQAIQLDADKSLRQSSVCKLMNSKLLPYQAATQYLSKMA from the coding sequence TTGAAAAATATTCCAGTTTGTTTTATAAAAGAAAAAAACGGGATAGAGAGCAAACGGATGATATTACTTCCTGATGAAAATTGGCGCTGGGTATTTGATGAGCAGCGCCAATCTCTTCTACTTGATTTGTCGGATGATATGCAATTTGTTGTGTCTGTGCCGCCAAAACAGCTGGCGCAGAAACAAGCATTCACCGAGCATTTTTCTTTAGACGACTCGTCTCTGTATTTTCATTTTCTGGAATGTCTCGGAGAATTTCCGTTTACTGACCCGGAAAGAGTTCAGATTGTGCTGAATGCTGTTGCTGCTGTGAAATACACTAGGCCACTAGTAAGTCAGAGTTGGTATTATCGGGATGTCGATATGCTGTCTGGTGAGCCGGAGCTTGGTGAAGTATTCTCTGTCGTAACAGAATTCACCTATGGTGATGTGATGATTATTTCGCCAGGTAGTAATGCGTCTCTCTGTATTGTAATTAGTCAGGCTATCCAATTAGATGCAGATAAATCGCTGAGGCAGTCATCTGTATGTAAATTAATGAATAGTAAGCTTTTACCATATCAGGCTGCGACCCAATATCTGTCTAAAATGGCGTAA
- the nagZ gene encoding beta-N-acetylhexosaminidase has product MLDVQGCELDAEEREILRHPTVGGVILFGRNYHDRSQLSALVKTIRQAANKPLLIAVDHEGGRVQRFRNGFSRIPPMGILHKARNQATDLATECGWLMAAELLAHDIDLSFAPVLDLERGSNVIGDRSFSSDPEQVIQLASAFIDGMHQAGMKATGKHFPGHGSVRADSHLESPRDNRSWEEIEATDLVPFRELIPAGKLDAIMPAHVIYTELDDQPAGFSRFWLQEVLRGKYGFNGIIFSDDLTMEGAAVAGGYPERAQAALNAGCDMLLACNNRAGAVAILDGLQNPPASRAESLLSTNNGDWSRLTSTSRWKNTQNRVQIFTEEFVN; this is encoded by the coding sequence ATGTTAGATGTTCAGGGTTGTGAACTGGACGCAGAAGAACGGGAAATACTGAGACATCCGACTGTGGGTGGGGTGATCTTATTCGGCCGTAATTATCATGACCGGTCACAATTATCCGCGTTGGTAAAGACGATCCGTCAGGCAGCAAATAAACCATTGCTGATTGCAGTTGATCATGAAGGCGGACGGGTTCAACGTTTCCGGAATGGTTTTTCCCGGATTCCACCTATGGGGATATTACATAAGGCTAGGAATCAGGCTACAGACTTAGCGACAGAGTGCGGTTGGCTGATGGCCGCTGAATTGCTGGCACATGATATTGATCTGAGTTTTGCGCCTGTGCTGGATTTAGAGCGGGGCAGCAATGTGATTGGTGATCGTAGTTTCAGTAGCGATCCGGAGCAGGTTATCCAGCTTGCTTCTGCTTTTATTGATGGTATGCACCAGGCAGGCATGAAGGCGACAGGTAAACATTTTCCTGGTCATGGCAGTGTCAGAGCGGATTCACATTTGGAAAGCCCACGCGACAATCGTTCCTGGGAAGAAATTGAAGCAACTGATCTGGTGCCTTTCCGGGAGTTAATTCCTGCCGGGAAATTGGATGCCATCATGCCGGCACACGTTATTTATACCGAATTGGATGATCAACCGGCCGGTTTCTCGCGCTTCTGGTTACAGGAAGTGTTACGGGGAAAATATGGTTTCAATGGTATTATCTTCAGTGATGATCTGACCATGGAAGGTGCGGCTGTTGCCGGCGGTTATCCTGAACGCGCACAGGCTGCCCTCAATGCCGGTTGTGACATGCTGCTTGCCTGTAATAACAGAGCGGGTGCAGTGGCTATTCTGGATGGGTTGCAAAATCCGCCGGCAAGCCGGGCAGAATCATTACTCAGCACAAATAATGGTGACTGGTCTCGTTTAACGTCGACATCCCGCTGGAAAAACACGCAGAACAGAGTGCAGATTTTTACCGAAGAGTTTGTTAATTAA
- a CDS encoding chorismate mutase, protein MATLDEIRQSINEIDTQLLALFAKRRAISLEVARNKLSSQRPIRDQHREQELLAYLTQVGRPMGLSAHFIQRVFQLIIEDSVLIQQDFIQQQQNPEIKETGTSVAYLGPLGSYSSLAARKFLGRQLSDIREVGCSSFNQVFQEVESGACSYGVLPIENLTSGSINEVYDLMQQTSLSIVAELTYPIDHCLLTAVDTDIADIDVIYGHPQPITQSSHYLDNHPHIRKVFCDSSSAAMLKVKELALPNAAAIGSAEGGEIYGLIKLTNGLANQPENCTRFWVVARDPVRVSPLVPAKTTFIMSTTQKTGSLVEALLILRNHNINMTKLESRPIPGNPWEEMFYVDVAANLESDEMKSAINELKASIRYIKILGCYPSEDVHPVNSPTAE, encoded by the coding sequence ATGGCCACACTGGATGAGATCCGCCAGTCCATAAATGAGATTGACACCCAGTTGCTCGCTCTTTTTGCCAAACGCCGCGCAATCAGTCTTGAAGTAGCAAGAAATAAACTATCTAGTCAGCGTCCAATCCGCGATCAACACCGTGAGCAAGAATTACTCGCCTATCTGACACAGGTAGGTCGCCCGATGGGGCTTTCAGCACATTTCATTCAGCGTGTATTTCAGCTGATTATTGAAGATTCTGTTTTGATTCAGCAGGATTTTATCCAGCAACAGCAAAACCCTGAAATAAAAGAAACCGGAACCAGTGTTGCTTACCTGGGGCCTCTGGGTTCGTATTCCAGCCTCGCTGCCCGCAAATTTCTGGGGCGTCAGCTGTCGGATATCCGGGAAGTTGGCTGCAGCAGTTTTAACCAGGTTTTTCAGGAAGTCGAAAGTGGTGCCTGCAGCTACGGCGTATTGCCAATTGAAAATCTAACGTCAGGTTCGATTAATGAAGTTTATGACCTGATGCAGCAAACCAGCTTATCTATTGTTGCCGAGCTCACCTATCCTATCGATCATTGCCTGTTGACTGCAGTTGATACAGATATTGCTGATATCGACGTTATTTATGGACATCCACAGCCCATAACGCAATCATCCCATTATCTCGATAATCATCCACATATCCGCAAAGTATTTTGTGACTCATCATCAGCAGCAATGCTGAAAGTAAAAGAGTTGGCTTTACCGAATGCAGCTGCTATCGGAAGTGCAGAGGGTGGTGAAATTTACGGCCTCATTAAATTAACCAATGGATTGGCCAATCAGCCCGAGAACTGTACCCGATTCTGGGTTGTCGCCCGTGATCCTGTGCGTGTATCACCATTAGTGCCGGCAAAAACGACTTTTATTATGTCGACAACACAGAAAACCGGCTCATTAGTTGAAGCATTGCTGATATTACGTAACCACAATATCAATATGACGAAACTGGAATCCCGTCCAATTCCCGGGAATCCGTGGGAAGAAATGTTTTATGTCGATGTGGCTGCTAATCTTGAAAGTGATGAAATGAAGTCAGCTATTAATGAACTGAAAGCTTCAATCAGATACATAAAAATTCTGGGATGTTACCCCAGCGAAGATGTTCATCCGGTTAATAGCCCGACAGCAGAATAA